A DNA window from Mycolicibacter hiberniae contains the following coding sequences:
- a CDS encoding O-methyltransferase, which yields MASTDDTPAEPPRSRAEALLSHAEESMTEDAVLAAARDRAAELGVGSISAAVGALLSLLTKLSAGRAVVEVGTGAGVSGLWLLSGMGEDGVLTTIDIEPEHQRIAKQAFTEAGIGPGRTRFISGRAQEVLTRLADESYDLVFVDAEPIDQPGYVLEAVRLLRSGGVVVLHRAALGGRAGDPSANDAEVTAVREAARLIAVDERLTPALIPLGDGLLAAVRD from the coding sequence ATGGCCAGCACCGACGACACTCCCGCGGAGCCGCCGCGCAGTCGCGCCGAGGCACTCCTGTCCCACGCCGAGGAATCGATGACCGAGGATGCGGTGCTGGCAGCTGCCCGGGATCGGGCCGCGGAGCTCGGTGTCGGGTCGATCAGTGCCGCTGTGGGCGCGCTGCTGAGTCTGCTGACCAAACTCAGCGCCGGCCGGGCGGTGGTCGAAGTCGGCACCGGCGCCGGAGTGAGCGGCCTGTGGCTGTTGTCGGGCATGGGCGAAGACGGGGTGCTGACCACCATCGACATCGAGCCCGAGCATCAGCGCATCGCCAAGCAGGCGTTCACCGAAGCCGGCATCGGGCCGGGCCGGACCCGCTTCATCAGCGGCCGCGCCCAAGAGGTGTTGACCCGGCTGGCCGACGAGTCCTACGACCTGGTGTTCGTCGACGCCGAGCCGATTGACCAGCCCGGCTACGTGCTGGAAGCCGTGCGGTTGCTGCGGTCCGGCGGCGTCGTCGTGCTGCACCGGGCGGCCCTGGGCGGCCGGGCCGGAGACCCCAGCGCCAACGACGCCGAGGTGACCGCGGTACGCGAAGCAGCCCGGCTGATCGCCGTCGACGAGCGGCTGACCCCGGCGCTGATACCGCTGGGCGACGGACTGCTGGCCGCCGTCCGCGACTGA
- the sigE gene encoding RNA polymerase sigma factor SigE, giving the protein MERGMNRPRDAGNTRGPLHVDRDSALSSPDGGPDLEDVAITTLLPPVAMSHPTTHADRYAGTDWVPGAPAPQGTAVFDATGDVAAMPSWDELVRQHADRVYRLAYRLSGNQHDAEDLTQETFIRVFRSVHNYQPGTFEGWLHRITTNLFLDMVRRRGRVRMEALPEDYDRVPADQPDPEQIYHDARLDPDLQAALDSLAPEFRAAVVLCDIEGLSYEEVGATLGVKLGTVRSRIHRGRQALRDYLAARAGQRDAEAFGGTAAR; this is encoded by the coding sequence ATGGAACGAGGTATGAACCGGCCTCGAGACGCTGGGAATACGAGGGGCCCGTTGCACGTTGACCGCGACAGTGCGCTGTCGTCGCCTGACGGCGGCCCTGATCTGGAGGACGTCGCCATAACCACATTGCTGCCCCCGGTCGCCATGTCGCACCCGACCACCCACGCGGACCGCTACGCCGGCACCGACTGGGTCCCGGGGGCGCCGGCCCCGCAGGGAACCGCGGTGTTCGACGCAACCGGCGATGTAGCGGCGATGCCGTCCTGGGACGAACTGGTGCGCCAGCACGCCGACCGGGTCTACCGGCTGGCCTACCGGCTGTCCGGAAACCAGCACGACGCCGAGGATCTCACCCAGGAGACCTTCATCCGGGTGTTCCGTTCGGTGCACAACTACCAGCCCGGGACCTTCGAAGGCTGGCTGCACCGCATCACCACCAACCTGTTCCTGGACATGGTGCGGCGACGGGGACGTGTCCGGATGGAGGCGTTGCCCGAGGATTACGACCGGGTGCCGGCCGACCAGCCCGACCCCGAGCAGATCTACCACGACGCGCGGCTCGATCCCGACCTGCAGGCAGCGCTGGACTCGTTGGCGCCGGAATTCCGCGCCGCGGTGGTGCTGTGCGACATCGAAGGCCTGTCCTACGAAGAGGTCGGCGCCACCCTCGGGGTGAAGCTGGGCACCGTGCGCAGTCGCATCCACCGGGGCCGCCAGGCTCTGCGCGACTATCTGGCCGCGCGCGCCGGTCAGCGTGACGCCGAGGCGTTCGGCGGCACCGCGGCCCGCTGA
- the rseA gene encoding anti-sigma E factor RseA, giving the protein MTDRGGLFRRAFSWLPAQLASQSDAPVGAPRQFSSTEHLCSEAIAAYVDGELRMNAHLRAAHHLSLCPDCAAEVEYQGRARSALRDSHPIRIPSALLGLLAQIPEAPADCPPDEPARPLPARFDDGKPRERRKRR; this is encoded by the coding sequence GTGACGGACCGCGGAGGTCTCTTCCGTCGCGCGTTCTCCTGGCTACCCGCGCAACTCGCCTCGCAGAGCGACGCGCCGGTCGGCGCCCCGCGGCAGTTCAGCTCCACCGAACACCTGTGCAGCGAAGCGATCGCCGCCTACGTCGACGGCGAGCTGCGGATGAACGCCCACCTGCGTGCGGCTCACCACCTGTCGCTGTGCCCCGACTGCGCGGCGGAGGTGGAGTACCAGGGCCGGGCGCGTTCCGCCCTGCGCGATTCACACCCGATCCGGATCCCCTCGGCGCTGTTGGGCCTGTTGGCCCAGATCCCCGAGGCCCCGGCCGACTGCCCTCCGGACGAGCCGGCGAGGCCGCTGCCCGCCCGGTTCGACGACGGCAAACCCCGAGAACGCCGTAAACGCCGGTAA
- the htrA gene encoding serine protease HtrA, with protein MSSNNENAGGNRLAPRPVYRPPVDTASKKAFGRPDGVRGSFTPAEVRPKKYREQGEYVPRDLPPDPVLKEAFGRPYGTGPSLQRHPADAGALGRNGKPGGSEATEDPWRDPAAGAALGGPAVVPPAPRAPGDSGDRLGVRDVLFGERVSYRALAVLAAIALAIGIVGGWVGRTTAQVVEAFTTSKVTLSTKGNVEEPAGRFAKVAEAIANSVVTIESVSDDQGMQGSGVVIDGKGYIVTNNHVISEAANNPSKFKTTVVFNDGKEVLANLVGRDPKTDLAVLKVDNVDNLSVARLGDSDKVRVGDEVIAAGAPLGLRSTVTHGIISALHRPVPLTGDDSDTDTVIDAVQTDASINHGNSGGALIDMDAQLVGINTAGKSLSDSASGLGFAIPVNEMKIVAEALIRDGKIVHPTLGVSARSVSNAIASGAQIANVKVGSAAEKGGMLENDVVVKIGDRTVADANEFVVAVRNLTIGKESPVEVVRDGRHVTLMVTPTPDG; from the coding sequence GTGAGCTCCAACAACGAGAACGCCGGCGGCAACCGCTTGGCGCCGCGCCCCGTCTACCGTCCCCCGGTGGACACTGCGTCCAAGAAGGCCTTCGGGCGGCCCGACGGCGTGCGCGGCTCCTTCACGCCCGCGGAGGTACGGCCCAAGAAGTACCGCGAGCAGGGCGAGTACGTCCCGCGAGACCTACCGCCGGACCCCGTGCTCAAAGAGGCCTTCGGCCGGCCCTACGGCACCGGCCCGTCATTGCAGCGCCATCCCGCCGACGCCGGGGCGCTGGGCCGAAACGGCAAGCCGGGCGGCTCCGAGGCGACCGAAGACCCCTGGCGCGACCCCGCCGCCGGTGCGGCGCTGGGCGGGCCCGCCGTGGTCCCGCCCGCACCCCGGGCGCCCGGCGACTCCGGGGACCGCCTCGGCGTTCGCGACGTGCTGTTCGGTGAGCGGGTCTCCTACCGCGCGCTGGCCGTCCTGGCCGCGATCGCGCTGGCCATCGGCATAGTCGGGGGCTGGGTCGGACGCACGACCGCGCAGGTGGTCGAGGCCTTCACCACGTCCAAGGTGACGCTGTCGACCAAGGGCAACGTCGAAGAGCCGGCCGGACGGTTCGCCAAGGTCGCCGAAGCCATCGCGAACTCGGTGGTGACCATCGAGTCGGTCAGCGACGACCAGGGCATGCAGGGATCCGGCGTGGTCATCGACGGCAAGGGCTACATCGTCACCAACAACCATGTCATCTCCGAAGCCGCCAACAACCCCAGCAAGTTCAAGACCACCGTGGTGTTCAACGACGGCAAAGAGGTCCTGGCCAACCTGGTCGGCCGCGACCCCAAGACCGACCTGGCCGTGCTCAAGGTCGACAACGTCGACAACCTGTCGGTGGCCCGGCTCGGCGACTCCGACAAGGTGCGGGTGGGCGACGAGGTGATCGCGGCCGGCGCCCCGCTGGGCCTGCGCAGCACCGTCACCCACGGCATCATCAGCGCCCTGCACCGGCCGGTACCGCTGACCGGTGACGACTCCGACACCGACACCGTCATCGATGCGGTCCAGACCGACGCCTCGATCAACCACGGCAACTCCGGCGGTGCGCTGATCGACATGGACGCCCAGCTGGTCGGCATCAACACTGCCGGAAAGTCGTTGTCCGACAGCGCCAGCGGGCTGGGATTCGCGATCCCGGTCAACGAGATGAAGATCGTGGCCGAGGCGCTGATCAGGGACGGCAAGATCGTGCACCCCACGCTGGGGGTGAGCGCTCGCTCGGTCAGCAACGCGATCGCCTCCGGTGCACAGATCGCCAACGTCAAGGTGGGCAGCGCCGCGGAGAAGGGCGGCATGCTGGAGAACGACGTGGTGGTCAAGATCGGCGACCGCACCGTCGCCGACGCCAACGAATTCGTGGTGGCGGTCCGCAACCTGACCATCGGCAAGGAATCGCCCGTCGAGGTGGTTCGCGACGGGCGCCATGTGACGCTGATGGTGACCCCCACCCCCGACGGTTAG
- the tatB gene encoding Sec-independent protein translocase protein TatB, producing the protein MFANVGWGEMLVLVVLGLVILGPERLPGAIRWTAGALRQARDYVTNATEQLREEIGPEFDDLRAPLSELQKLRGMTPRTALTRHLLDGDDSLFTAVGALAAEPRPAPPAPAMVVPEPGAPAPFDTDAT; encoded by the coding sequence ATGTTCGCCAATGTCGGCTGGGGCGAGATGCTGGTCCTGGTGGTGCTCGGGCTGGTGATCCTGGGACCCGAGCGGCTCCCCGGAGCCATCCGCTGGACCGCCGGCGCACTGCGCCAGGCCCGTGATTACGTCACCAACGCCACTGAGCAGCTGCGCGAAGAGATCGGGCCGGAGTTCGACGACCTGAGGGCACCGCTGAGCGAGCTGCAGAAACTGCGCGGCATGACACCGCGCACCGCACTGACCCGGCATCTGCTCGACGGGGACGATTCGCTGTTCACCGCCGTCGGTGCGCTGGCCGCCGAGCCACGCCCGGCGCCGCCGGCACCGGCGATGGTGGTTCCCGAGCCGGGTGCACCGGCGCCCTTCGACACCGACGCCACCTAG
- a CDS encoding Mrp/NBP35 family ATP-binding protein — MPENQDDTAALHDAIYAALGTVLDPDIRRPITDLGMVKSIEIAADHSVHVTIYLTIAGCPMKSEITNMVTAAVNDVPGTGPVTVSLDVFSDEQRAELRKQLRGDAREPVIPFAQPGSLTKVYAIASGKGGVGKSSVTVNLAVALAERGLAVGVVDADIYGHSVPRMMGVTALPTQVDSMIMPPIGYGVKVISIAMFTQGNTPVVWRGPMLHRALQQFLADVYWGDLDVLLLDLPPGTGDIAISVAQLVPSAEILVVTTPQQAAAEVAERAGAIALQTRQQVVGVVENMAGLAMPDGSTMHLFGEGGGERVAERLTRAMGREVPLLGQVPIDTEMVTGGDSGSPVVLSPDSPAGRELRRIADQLATRRRGLVGMSLGLDTGAPRR; from the coding sequence ATGCCCGAGAACCAGGATGACACCGCAGCCCTGCACGACGCGATCTACGCAGCGTTGGGCACCGTGCTCGACCCCGACATCCGGCGTCCGATCACCGATCTGGGCATGGTCAAGAGCATCGAGATCGCGGCAGACCACAGCGTCCACGTCACGATCTACCTGACCATCGCCGGCTGTCCGATGAAGTCCGAGATCACCAACATGGTGACCGCGGCGGTCAACGACGTGCCCGGCACCGGCCCGGTGACGGTCAGCCTGGACGTCTTCAGCGACGAGCAGCGCGCCGAGTTGCGCAAGCAGTTGCGCGGCGACGCCCGCGAGCCGGTCATTCCCTTCGCCCAACCGGGTTCGCTGACCAAGGTCTACGCGATCGCCTCGGGGAAGGGCGGGGTGGGCAAGTCCAGTGTCACCGTCAACCTCGCGGTTGCGCTGGCCGAACGCGGTCTGGCGGTCGGGGTGGTCGACGCCGACATCTACGGCCACTCGGTGCCCCGGATGATGGGCGTCACCGCCCTGCCGACGCAGGTCGACTCGATGATCATGCCGCCGATCGGCTACGGCGTGAAGGTGATCTCGATCGCGATGTTCACCCAGGGCAACACGCCGGTGGTGTGGCGTGGCCCGATGCTGCACCGGGCCCTGCAGCAGTTCCTCGCCGACGTCTACTGGGGCGACCTGGACGTGCTGCTGCTGGATCTGCCGCCGGGCACCGGCGACATCGCGATCTCGGTGGCGCAGCTGGTGCCCTCCGCCGAGATCCTGGTGGTGACCACCCCGCAGCAGGCGGCCGCGGAGGTCGCCGAGCGGGCCGGGGCGATCGCCCTGCAGACCCGCCAGCAAGTGGTCGGGGTGGTGGAGAACATGGCCGGGCTGGCCATGCCGGACGGGTCCACCATGCACCTGTTCGGCGAGGGCGGCGGCGAGCGGGTCGCCGAGCGGCTGACCCGGGCCATGGGCCGCGAGGTTCCCCTGCTGGGCCAGGTGCCGATCGACACCGAGATGGTGACCGGCGGCGACTCCGGCTCCCCGGTGGTGCTGTCGCCGGACTCGCCGGCGGGCCGGGAGCTGCGCCGGATCGCCGATCAGCTGGCCACGCGCCGGCGCGGGCTGGTCGGAATGTCGCTGGGCCTGGACACCGGGGCCCCCCGCCGCTGA
- a CDS encoding lytic transglycosylase domain-containing protein, producing MFITPLVFAGAVGATPRSPSTSLPLRNTAVTPLAASVNTSSAGRSSGPAVVAVHRPPAALRVAAGAPSAPPAAVVYAPGTLGIPQTALAAYRNAEHQMSVAAPECGVSWNLLAGIGRIESGHANGGATDARGNVLQPIYGPALDGTLPGNEIIVASSAPGRVVYARALGPMQFLPGTWSRYAADGDGDGRADPQNVYDATLAAARYLCSGGLNLREQSQVLTAILRYNNSMAYAENVMGWAAAYATGVAPVDLPPIVGPAPPIADLHLEHLEHPEGLGPESLALHGMSHVDRTAGSALIDLGQPSMETQLANLPWLQPWMTSPEQQLPRPSAACRMICLEPQAAPAPAAAPAPPNGLPPFPFAPPEAPPAAPAPMPPYAVAPLPPDSPDQPAPAQPAPVFPGIPPGGPQALPPA from the coding sequence ATGTTCATCACCCCGCTGGTGTTCGCCGGCGCCGTGGGCGCCACACCCCGCTCCCCCTCGACCTCGCTACCGCTGCGCAACACCGCGGTTACCCCACTGGCAGCGTCGGTGAACACCTCGTCGGCCGGGCGCTCGTCGGGGCCCGCCGTCGTCGCGGTGCACCGCCCGCCGGCCGCCCTGCGCGTGGCCGCCGGAGCCCCGTCGGCGCCGCCGGCGGCCGTCGTCTACGCACCGGGCACCCTCGGGATCCCCCAGACCGCCTTGGCCGCCTACCGCAACGCCGAGCACCAGATGTCGGTCGCCGCACCCGAGTGCGGGGTCAGCTGGAACCTGCTCGCCGGGATCGGGCGCATCGAGTCCGGCCACGCCAACGGCGGGGCCACCGATGCCCGGGGCAATGTGCTGCAGCCGATCTACGGGCCTGCGCTGGACGGCACCCTGCCCGGCAACGAAATCATCGTGGCCAGCAGCGCGCCCGGCCGGGTGGTCTATGCCCGCGCCCTGGGACCGATGCAGTTCCTGCCCGGCACCTGGTCGCGCTATGCCGCCGACGGCGACGGCGACGGACGTGCGGACCCCCAGAACGTCTATGACGCGACGCTGGCGGCAGCCCGGTATCTGTGCAGTGGTGGGCTGAACCTGCGCGAGCAGTCGCAGGTTCTGACCGCCATCCTGCGCTACAACAATTCGATGGCCTACGCGGAGAACGTGATGGGCTGGGCGGCGGCCTACGCCACCGGGGTGGCCCCGGTCGACCTGCCGCCGATCGTCGGCCCGGCCCCGCCGATCGCCGACCTGCACCTCGAGCACCTGGAACACCCCGAGGGACTCGGGCCGGAATCGCTGGCCTTGCACGGCATGTCGCACGTCGACCGCACCGCGGGCTCCGCGCTGATCGACCTGGGTCAGCCGAGCATGGAGACGCAGCTGGCCAACCTGCCCTGGCTCCAGCCGTGGATGACCTCCCCCGAGCAGCAGCTGCCGCGTCCCTCGGCGGCCTGCCGGATGATCTGTCTGGAGCCGCAAGCAGCCCCGGCCCCGGCGGCCGCGCCGGCCCCGCCCAACGGGCTGCCCCCGTTCCCGTTCGCGCCCCCGGAAGCCCCACCGGCCGCGCCCGCGCCGATGCCGCCCTATGCGGTCGCACCGCTGCCGCCGGATTCCCCGGATCAGCCGGCCCCGGCACAGCCGGCTCCGGTGTTCCCCGGCATCCCGCCGGGCGGGCCCCAGGCATTGCCGCCGGCCTGA
- a CDS encoding DUF1003 domain-containing protein, whose product MTDRSSSQRLSTPRTSRLPSFQLDPDALGRFTESVARFFGTGRYLAIQTLIVVAWILLNVYAVRLEWDPYPFILLNLAFSTQAAYAAPLILLAQNRQENRDRVSLDEDRRRAAQTKADTEYLARELASLRLAVGEVATRDYLHHELERLRELLEALRPAPDPGAP is encoded by the coding sequence GTGACCGACCGCTCGTCATCGCAGCGTCTCTCCACTCCCCGCACCTCACGGCTGCCCAGCTTCCAGCTCGATCCCGACGCGCTGGGCCGCTTCACCGAGTCGGTGGCGCGGTTCTTCGGCACCGGGCGCTACCTGGCCATCCAGACCCTGATCGTGGTGGCCTGGATCCTGCTGAACGTCTACGCGGTCCGCCTGGAGTGGGACCCCTACCCGTTCATCCTGCTCAACCTGGCATTTTCCACGCAGGCCGCCTACGCCGCGCCGCTGATCCTGCTGGCCCAGAACCGGCAGGAGAACCGCGACCGGGTCAGCCTGGACGAGGACCGCCGGCGCGCCGCCCAGACCAAAGCCGACACCGAGTACCTGGCCCGGGAACTGGCGTCGCTGCGGTTGGCGGTCGGCGAGGTGGCCACCCGCGACTACCTGCACCACGAACTCGAGCGGCTCCGGGAACTGCTCGAAGCGCTGCGGCCGGCGCCCGACCCAGGCGCGCCGTAG
- a CDS encoding magnesium transporter MgtE N-terminal domain-containing protein: MASSNRVYAARLARMLVLGPFGESVGKVRDVVVSLSIVRQQPRVLGLVVELPTRRRIFVPILRVASIEPNAVTLNTGTVSLRKFNQRPGEALVLGQVLDTKVRVNDPELPELAGVDVTIADLAIEQSRTRDWLVTRVAVRHSRRLGRRAAVHIVDWHNVQGLTPSALAMPGQEVAQLLAQFEGWRPIEVADAIRELPPKRRYEVFNALDNARLADILQELPEERQAVVLAQLGTDRAADVLEEMDPDDAADLLGVMNPTEAETLLARMDPDDSNPVRRLLEHSPDTAGGLMTSNPVVLTPDTSVAEALARVRDPDLTPALSSLVFVTRAPTATPTGRYLGSVPLQRLLRVPPAELIGGFVDSDLPALNPEVSLAELTRYFAAYNLVCGPVLDEQNHLLGAVTVDDVLDHLLPADWRETPEPDLGPKLAGRPS; the protein is encoded by the coding sequence ATGGCGTCGAGCAACAGGGTTTATGCAGCGCGGCTCGCGCGGATGCTGGTACTGGGCCCGTTCGGCGAATCCGTCGGGAAGGTCCGCGACGTGGTGGTCAGTCTCAGCATCGTTCGCCAGCAGCCCCGTGTCCTGGGACTTGTTGTCGAACTACCTACCCGCAGAAGGATATTCGTACCGATTCTGCGGGTCGCCTCGATCGAACCCAACGCCGTCACCCTCAACACCGGAACCGTGTCGCTGCGCAAGTTCAACCAGCGCCCCGGCGAGGCACTGGTGCTCGGTCAGGTGCTCGACACCAAGGTCCGGGTCAACGACCCCGAGCTGCCGGAACTGGCCGGCGTCGATGTCACGATCGCCGACTTGGCCATCGAGCAGAGCCGCACGCGGGACTGGCTGGTGACGCGGGTGGCGGTGCGACACTCCCGGCGGCTGGGCCGGCGCGCCGCGGTGCACATCGTGGACTGGCACAACGTGCAGGGCCTGACCCCGTCTGCGCTGGCGATGCCCGGGCAGGAAGTGGCGCAGCTGCTGGCGCAGTTCGAGGGCTGGCGGCCGATCGAAGTCGCCGACGCCATCCGCGAGCTGCCGCCCAAACGCCGCTACGAAGTCTTCAACGCCCTGGACAACGCACGCCTGGCCGACATCCTGCAGGAGCTGCCCGAAGAACGGCAGGCCGTGGTGCTCGCCCAGCTGGGCACCGATCGGGCCGCCGACGTCCTCGAGGAGATGGACCCCGACGACGCCGCGGACCTGCTCGGCGTGATGAACCCGACCGAGGCCGAGACACTGCTGGCGCGGATGGACCCCGATGACTCCAATCCGGTGCGCCGCCTGCTGGAGCACTCCCCCGACACCGCGGGCGGCCTGATGACCTCCAACCCCGTGGTGCTCACCCCTGACACCTCGGTCGCCGAGGCGCTGGCCCGGGTGCGCGATCCCGACCTGACCCCGGCGCTGTCGTCGCTGGTGTTCGTGACGCGAGCTCCCACCGCCACCCCGACCGGCCGCTACCTGGGCTCTGTCCCGCTGCAGCGACTGCTGCGGGTTCCCCCCGCAGAACTCATCGGCGGATTCGTCGACTCTGATCTGCCGGCCTTGAACCCCGAGGTCTCGCTGGCCGAGCTGACCCGCTACTTCGCGGCTTACAACCTGGTCTGCGGACCGGTGCTCGACGAACAGAACCACCTGCTGGGCGCGGTGACGGTCGACGACGTGCTCGATCACCTGCTGCCCGCCGATTGGCGCGAAACGCCCGAGCCGGATCTGGGACCGAAACTCGCCGGGAGGCCGTCGTGA
- a CDS encoding HpcH/HpaI aldolase/citrate lyase family protein — protein MTNAYRPRRTCLSVPGSSQKMIDKAKGLPADQVFLDLEDAVAPAAKDQARTLVAEALTETDWTAPLLGVRVNDWTTPWTHADLIEVVSAVGAAGTRLDVVVLPKVSDASHVQALDLLLTQLETVHGLPVGQIGIDAQIEDARGLTNINAIAAAPRVQALVLGPADLMASLNTRTLEVGEQPEGYTEGDAYHHVLMTILVAARAHGIAAVDGPYLKVRDVEAFRRVAGRSAALGFDGKWVLHPDQIAAGNEIFSPRQAEYDHAELILEAYAWHTSHAGGARGAVMLGDEMLDEASRKMALVVAGKGRAAGMRREAPPFTPPSA, from the coding sequence GTGACCAACGCGTATCGCCCCCGCCGTACCTGCCTGTCCGTACCGGGCAGCAGCCAGAAGATGATCGACAAAGCCAAGGGCCTGCCCGCCGACCAGGTCTTTCTCGATCTGGAGGACGCGGTCGCCCCAGCGGCCAAAGACCAGGCCCGGACCCTGGTGGCCGAAGCGCTGACCGAGACCGACTGGACGGCTCCGTTGCTGGGCGTTCGGGTCAACGACTGGACCACACCGTGGACCCATGCCGACCTGATCGAGGTGGTCTCGGCGGTCGGTGCCGCCGGTACCCGGCTGGATGTCGTCGTACTGCCCAAGGTGTCCGATGCCTCGCACGTGCAGGCGCTGGATCTGCTGCTCACCCAGCTGGAGACCGTCCACGGTCTGCCGGTCGGCCAGATCGGCATCGACGCCCAGATCGAGGACGCCCGCGGCCTGACCAACATCAACGCGATTGCCGCAGCGCCCCGGGTGCAGGCATTGGTGCTCGGACCGGCCGACCTGATGGCCAGCCTCAACACCCGGACCCTGGAGGTCGGCGAGCAGCCCGAGGGCTACACCGAGGGCGACGCCTACCACCATGTGCTGATGACGATCCTGGTGGCGGCGCGCGCGCACGGGATCGCCGCCGTCGACGGGCCGTACCTGAAAGTCCGTGACGTCGAGGCATTCCGGCGGGTGGCGGGCCGCTCGGCCGCCCTCGGTTTCGACGGCAAATGGGTGCTGCATCCCGACCAGATCGCAGCGGGCAACGAGATCTTCAGTCCGCGTCAGGCCGAGTACGACCACGCCGAGCTGATTCTGGAGGCCTACGCGTGGCACACCTCGCACGCCGGCGGAGCCCGCGGTGCGGTGATGCTCGGTGACGAGATGCTCGACGAGGCCAGCCGCAAAATGGCGTTGGTGGTGGCGGGCAAGGGCCGCGCCGCCGGGATGCGCCGCGAGGCGCCGCCGTTCACGCCGCCGTCGGCCTAG
- a CDS encoding DUF4190 domain-containing protein, producing the protein MTAPGGDSEQNPRGNPDQPWANPGAVGPDQGGWAYPSGFEGYPPGPAYPAPGFPPPPAGGGFPPPPPTSGYPAAPPPGNYLPPGGYLPPPPPAPGEYPPPGYAPGYPPPGYAPGYPPAGYGAPYPGGYPLPGQAQKTNVLAVTSLVLALLGLVFWPLALAGVIVGVVALNQIRSTGEAGHGLAVAGTSIAGVAMMLSFVLAMIALN; encoded by the coding sequence ATGACAGCTCCCGGCGGGGATTCTGAACAGAATCCACGAGGCAATCCTGACCAGCCCTGGGCCAACCCGGGTGCTGTCGGGCCCGATCAGGGCGGCTGGGCTTACCCGTCGGGCTTCGAGGGCTATCCCCCCGGGCCGGCGTACCCCGCGCCCGGATTCCCGCCACCCCCGGCCGGCGGCGGCTTCCCGCCACCCCCGCCTACCAGCGGCTATCCGGCTGCGCCGCCGCCCGGCAACTACCTGCCGCCCGGCGGTTATCTGCCTCCCCCACCGCCCGCGCCGGGCGAGTACCCGCCTCCGGGCTACGCCCCGGGTTACCCGCCGCCGGGCTACGCCCCGGGTTACCCGCCGGCGGGTTATGGCGCGCCGTATCCCGGCGGCTACCCCCTTCCGGGCCAGGCGCAGAAGACCAACGTCCTGGCCGTCACCTCCCTGGTGCTGGCCCTGCTCGGACTGGTGTTCTGGCCGCTGGCTCTGGCCGGGGTCATCGTGGGAGTTGTCGCGCTGAACCAGATCAGGTCGACCGGTGAGGCTGGGCACGGCCTGGCGGTGGCCGGCACCTCGATCGCCGGCGTGGCGATGATGCTCTCGTTCGTCCTGGCGATGATCGCCCTGAACTAG
- a CDS encoding general stress protein, whose protein sequence is MTSPFQPGQRPDPLGAAGAPARRDPARLPTPPKGWPIGSYPTYAEAQRAVDYLSDQEFPVHQVTIVGVDLMQVERVTGRLTWPKVLGGGVLSGAWLGLFIGLVLGIFSANPTQALVTGLIAGVFFGLITSSVPYAMARGTRDFSSTMQLVAGRYDVLCDPQSAEQGRDLLAKLTL, encoded by the coding sequence ATGACCAGCCCCTTCCAGCCTGGACAGCGTCCCGATCCGCTCGGCGCGGCCGGAGCGCCCGCTCGTCGTGATCCGGCCCGGCTGCCGACGCCGCCGAAAGGCTGGCCGATCGGGTCGTACCCGACCTACGCCGAGGCGCAGCGAGCGGTGGACTATTTGTCCGATCAGGAGTTCCCCGTCCACCAGGTGACCATTGTCGGCGTCGACCTCATGCAGGTCGAGCGGGTCACCGGCCGGCTCACCTGGCCCAAGGTGCTCGGCGGCGGGGTGTTGAGCGGCGCCTGGCTGGGTCTGTTCATCGGCCTGGTGCTGGGAATCTTCAGCGCCAACCCGACCCAGGCGCTGGTGACGGGTCTGATCGCCGGGGTGTTCTTCGGCCTCATCACCTCGTCGGTGCCCTACGCGATGGCCCGGGGTACAAGGGACTTCAGCTCCACCATGCAGCTGGTCGCGGGACGCTATGACGTGCTGTGCGACCCGCAGAGCGCCGAGCAGGGCCGGGATCTGCTGGCGAAGCTGACGCTGTAG